One window from the genome of Pseudomonas sp. L5B5 encodes:
- a CDS encoding MaoC family dehydratase — MNADSTIRIIEPPPSRGQLLYDGLRGLRKPKLEAAPQLPIERLVRPAVELEAAQVARYAQACGFRREHGVPLSFPHTLAFPLHLLLLTSRTFPYPASGMVHLANRIHQHQRLEEGQALRLEVFAGRWIAHPKGQALSIATRAYSGGALAWEGDSLYLRRGVSGPVGEPWAGALELDEQALVRTQRWSLAGDLGRRFAKVSGDFNPIHTSWLGARLFGFRRPIAHGMWTLGRALAAQQPPHPLAAAKLDCEFKLPIFLPASVTLWNRVPDGPHHEFEVRNNAGDKPHMRGLLTWGAGQ, encoded by the coding sequence ATGAATGCCGACTCCACGATCCGCATCATCGAACCGCCACCGTCCCGGGGCCAGTTGCTCTACGACGGCCTGCGCGGTTTGCGCAAGCCCAAGCTGGAGGCCGCGCCGCAGCTGCCCATCGAACGCCTGGTACGCCCGGCGGTGGAACTCGAGGCGGCGCAGGTCGCCCGGTATGCCCAGGCCTGCGGGTTCCGCCGCGAGCATGGGGTGCCGCTGTCGTTTCCCCATACCCTGGCCTTTCCCCTGCACCTGTTGCTGCTCACCAGCCGGACCTTTCCCTATCCGGCCAGCGGCATGGTCCACTTGGCCAACCGCATCCACCAGCATCAGCGCCTGGAGGAGGGCCAGGCCCTGCGCCTGGAGGTGTTCGCCGGGCGCTGGATAGCCCACCCCAAGGGCCAGGCCCTGTCCATTGCCACGCGAGCCTACAGTGGCGGCGCTTTGGCCTGGGAGGGCGACAGCCTGTACCTGCGCCGCGGTGTCTCCGGTCCTGTGGGCGAACCCTGGGCGGGCGCGCTGGAGCTGGACGAACAGGCCCTGGTGCGCACCCAGCGCTGGAGCCTGGCCGGGGACCTGGGGCGGCGTTTCGCCAAGGTCAGCGGCGACTTCAACCCGATCCACACTTCGTGGCTCGGTGCCCGGCTGTTCGGCTTTCGCCGGCCCATCGCCCACGGCATGTGGACCCTGGGCCGGGCCCTGGCAGCGCAGCAACCACCGCATCCGCTGGCGGCGGCGAAACTGGACTGCGAGTTCAAGCTGCCGATCTTCCTGCCGGCCTCGGTGACCCTCTGGAACCGCGTGCCCGACGGCCCGCACCATGAATTCGAAGTGCGCAACAACGCGGGCGACAAGCCCCACATGCGCGGCCTACTGACCTGGGGAGCTGGGCAATGA
- a CDS encoding 3-oxoacyl-ACP reductase, producing the protein MSDGYLSLVNSGWGRWLAQRVGLPQPVPLQRHREGQGGNLINPVILAAAPEGRLLGELQRIFAATDIVAAQAASINAPSTVKVQGVVFDATGLGDVAQLDELYRFFHANVRRLTLHGRVLILGTAPEHCTQLAQSVAQRSLEGFVRSLGKELRRAITVQLLYVEPGAEAELESSLRFFLSRRSAYVSGQVVRIGEPVDVLRQLDWDRPLEGRRALVTGACRGIGLAIAKVLAREGAQVVCLDIPQSEAELQQAAASLGGSALALDITAADAGQRLLAFVGEQGAFDIVVHNAGITLDKTLAKMTEAGWRKVMAVNLEAPLLLSQALLEGQGLNPGGRIVCVSSISGIAGNLGQSNYATSKAGVIGLVQALAPLAARQQITVNGVAPGFIETQMTAKIPLMIREAGRRMNSMSQGGQAVDVAETIAWLAHPASGGINGQVVRVCGQSLLGA; encoded by the coding sequence ATGTCTGACGGTTATCTTTCGCTCGTCAATTCCGGGTGGGGGCGCTGGCTGGCCCAGCGCGTCGGCCTGCCACAACCGGTGCCGCTGCAACGGCATCGCGAGGGGCAGGGCGGCAACCTGATCAACCCGGTGATCCTCGCCGCGGCGCCCGAGGGGCGCCTGCTGGGCGAGCTGCAACGGATCTTCGCCGCCACCGACATCGTGGCGGCCCAGGCCGCAAGCATCAACGCGCCGTCCACCGTGAAGGTCCAGGGCGTGGTCTTCGATGCCACCGGGCTGGGCGACGTGGCCCAGCTCGATGAGCTGTATCGCTTTTTCCATGCCAACGTCCGGCGCCTGACTCTCCACGGTCGGGTGCTGATCCTGGGCACTGCCCCCGAACATTGCACGCAGCTGGCCCAGTCCGTGGCCCAGCGCTCCCTGGAAGGGTTCGTGCGCTCCCTGGGCAAGGAGCTGCGCCGGGCCATCACCGTACAGCTGCTGTATGTCGAGCCTGGTGCCGAGGCCGAGCTGGAAAGCAGCCTGCGCTTCTTCCTGTCCCGGCGCTCGGCCTATGTCTCGGGCCAGGTGGTGCGCATCGGCGAGCCGGTGGACGTGCTCCGGCAACTGGATTGGGACCGGCCCCTGGAAGGACGCCGGGCACTGGTCACCGGAGCTTGCCGCGGCATCGGCCTGGCCATCGCCAAGGTCCTGGCGCGCGAAGGGGCCCAGGTGGTGTGCCTGGACATCCCGCAGAGCGAGGCCGAGCTGCAGCAAGCCGCCGCCAGCCTGGGGGGCAGCGCCCTGGCCCTGGACATCACCGCGGCCGACGCAGGCCAGCGCCTGCTGGCGTTCGTGGGCGAGCAGGGGGCCTTCGATATCGTGGTGCACAACGCCGGCATCACCCTGGACAAGACCCTGGCGAAGATGACCGAGGCCGGCTGGCGCAAGGTCATGGCGGTCAACCTGGAGGCGCCGCTGCTACTCAGCCAGGCGCTGCTGGAGGGGCAGGGCCTGAACCCGGGCGGGCGGATCGTCTGCGTATCGTCCATTTCCGGAATCGCCGGCAACCTCGGGCAGAGCAACTACGCCACGTCCAAGGCCGGAGTCATCGGCCTGGTGCAGGCCCTGGCGCCCCTGGCTGCCCGCCAGCAGATCACGGTCAATGGCGTGGCCCCGGGGTTCATCGAAACCCAGATGACCGCCAAGATCCCGCTGATGATCCGCGAAGCGGGGCGGCGGATGAACTCCATGTCCCAGGGCGGGCAGGCAGTGGACGTGGCAGAAACCATCGCCTGGCTGGCCCATCCAGCCTCCGGTGGGATCAACGGGCAGGTGGTCCGCGTCTGCGGGCAAAGCCTGCTGGGAGCCTGA